A DNA window from Rossellomorea marisflavi contains the following coding sequences:
- a CDS encoding sigma-70 family RNA polymerase sigma factor: MNLRSAVKKAKKGSKDALLQLIMEEKENYYRLAYVYVGNEHDAMDAMEDMIVTVYEKIEQLNDPDAFYSWSKTILVNGCKTMLRKQNRLVLKEEWADEGESSNPLEHSDREMEIKEMLLQLNEHQAEAIRLKYILDLDYSTAAMVMGVSVGTAKSRVFQGLKKLRETFGGQQMNEVDKKLRNEAEKMKSIQPPQDLEARLRTALSHRPQKKRNGWKAAVAAAAVLMILGSFQYPALAYYGKKIVGAEDVMNGTLHDLNEAGMGQVIDRTYALGEDEKITIDGVIVDENQFILYYTLHNANGVEEGDTWEPGDLTGFLTREYMISAKTVVSEDRTELKGEIRYDPPNAFAKELTLHLDHYKNDEWVKGKKLTFNYRPDQALQTKFKQGINKTVTFDNGSITFKSITASPTITVIKGKMKLDEDINDPLHDIELVADGKVLEWQGSGSSSNWGLSNDIELEFDALPHNLNKLELVVNAFPVKEKMDISVPLSASETFKVNDQNVMVKKSGVKDGQAFVTIESEDGLRLDGVSIKTESGTVKLDHTTGDEYTKRDGEAIHERTLLFDTKDEPQSLIVKGISYMKTYDKHIDIQ, encoded by the coding sequence ATGAATCTCAGAAGCGCAGTGAAGAAGGCGAAAAAAGGCAGCAAAGACGCGCTCCTTCAACTAATCATGGAAGAAAAGGAAAACTATTATCGATTGGCCTATGTATACGTCGGAAACGAACATGATGCCATGGATGCCATGGAAGATATGATCGTCACCGTTTATGAAAAAATTGAACAGCTCAACGATCCAGATGCTTTTTACAGCTGGAGCAAAACGATTCTTGTGAATGGCTGTAAAACCATGCTCCGGAAACAAAATCGCCTCGTGTTGAAAGAGGAGTGGGCAGACGAGGGGGAATCCTCAAATCCACTGGAACACAGCGACCGCGAGATGGAGATCAAGGAAATGCTTCTTCAGTTGAATGAGCACCAGGCAGAGGCCATCAGACTGAAATATATACTGGATCTTGATTATTCAACCGCCGCTATGGTGATGGGCGTGTCGGTGGGGACAGCAAAATCCAGGGTGTTCCAGGGGTTAAAGAAATTAAGGGAAACGTTTGGGGGACAGCAAATGAATGAAGTGGATAAAAAACTAAGAAATGAAGCAGAAAAAATGAAGAGTATCCAGCCGCCACAAGACCTCGAAGCGCGCCTTCGCACAGCCCTCAGCCATAGGCCGCAAAAGAAAAGGAACGGATGGAAGGCCGCAGTGGCCGCAGCTGCAGTCCTTATGATCCTCGGTTCGTTTCAATATCCAGCCCTTGCCTACTACGGAAAGAAAATCGTGGGTGCAGAGGACGTCATGAATGGTACGCTCCATGATTTGAACGAGGCAGGGATGGGCCAGGTCATCGACCGGACCTATGCTCTTGGAGAGGATGAAAAGATCACGATCGATGGTGTCATTGTCGATGAGAACCAATTCATCCTGTATTACACTTTGCATAATGCCAACGGAGTGGAAGAAGGGGATACATGGGAGCCGGGTGACCTGACCGGCTTCTTGACAAGAGAATATATGATCAGTGCAAAGACGGTCGTCAGTGAAGACCGGACAGAACTTAAGGGTGAAATCCGATATGATCCACCGAATGCCTTTGCCAAAGAGCTTACCCTTCATCTTGACCACTACAAAAACGATGAATGGGTGAAAGGAAAAAAACTTACCTTCAACTACCGGCCGGATCAAGCACTGCAAACCAAATTCAAGCAGGGGATCAATAAGACTGTGACATTTGATAATGGCTCCATCACGTTCAAGAGTATTACGGCAAGCCCCACCATCACGGTCATCAAAGGGAAGATGAAGCTGGATGAAGATATCAACGATCCACTTCACGATATTGAGCTTGTCGCAGACGGTAAAGTCCTTGAGTGGCAGGGGTCCGGCAGCTCATCCAACTGGGGTCTTTCCAATGATATTGAACTTGAATTCGATGCTCTCCCACACAACCTGAACAAACTTGAACTGGTAGTGAACGCATTTCCTGTAAAGGAGAAAATGGACATCTCCGTACCTCTCTCGGCATCTGAAACGTTTAAAGTGAATGATCAGAACGTAATGGTGAAGAAAAGCGGGGTAAAAGATGGGCAGGCTTTCGTAACAATCGAGAGCGAGGATGGGCTGCGCCTTGACGGAGTGAGCATCAAGACCGAAAGCGGGACTGTCAAGCTCGACCACACAACCGGTGACGAGTATACGAAAAGGGACGGAGAGGCTATCCATGAGCGCACCCTCCTCTTCGATACAAAGGATGAACCTCAATCACTCATCGTGAAAGGAATTTCGTACATGAAAACATATGATAAACATATCGATATCCAGTAG
- a CDS encoding DMT family transporter: MSAFILIAAMLGGFTLSAQSSVNGALSRKTGTYETAFMTFATGAMILFLIILFFGDGNIFAIFDVPKWQLAAVWFGVGYLFLTVLAVPKIGVIATNVSTVIGQLTMGMIIDHFGWFGGIEIHLDWKRILAIVLMLLALRFIYVGNKKGQEQSA; the protein is encoded by the coding sequence ATGTCTGCATTCATCCTGATCGCCGCCATGCTCGGCGGCTTCACACTAAGCGCACAGTCCTCCGTGAACGGGGCACTCAGTCGAAAAACCGGTACCTATGAGACAGCGTTCATGACGTTTGCTACGGGTGCAATGATTTTATTCCTCATCATCCTGTTCTTTGGAGATGGAAATATTTTCGCTATATTCGATGTTCCTAAATGGCAGCTGGCTGCCGTCTGGTTCGGTGTAGGGTACCTGTTCCTTACAGTTCTTGCCGTTCCGAAGATCGGGGTTATCGCCACAAACGTATCCACTGTCATCGGACAGTTGACCATGGGGATGATCATCGACCATTTCGGATGGTTCGGCGGGATTGAAATCCACCTGGACTGGAAACGAATCCTTGCCATCGTCCTTATGCTCCTTGCTTTACGGTTTATTTATGTAGGGAATAAGAAAGGCCAGGAACAGTCTGCATAA
- a CDS encoding DMT family transporter, with amino-acid sequence MKLWVYIVALIAGASLSTEGAIYGELGKTIGKLESSFYNFFVGTIILGIVLLFLGKGSLSHSLKAPKWQLTGGFFGTIYLTILVISVPLVGVGLSMISVIVGQMIMSMIIEHKGWLGSEKISINKEKVIAIILMAASLVLIY; translated from the coding sequence ATGAAGCTATGGGTTTATATCGTCGCCCTCATTGCAGGTGCATCATTAAGTACAGAGGGAGCCATCTACGGCGAGCTCGGGAAAACGATCGGGAAATTGGAAAGCAGCTTTTATAACTTTTTCGTCGGAACGATCATTCTCGGTATTGTCCTGCTTTTCCTCGGAAAAGGCTCGCTGTCCCATTCCCTCAAAGCACCAAAATGGCAGCTCACCGGTGGATTCTTCGGGACCATCTATCTTACCATCCTTGTGATCAGTGTTCCACTGGTAGGAGTTGGACTGTCCATGATCAGCGTCATTGTCGGACAGATGATCATGAGTATGATCATTGAGCACAAAGGGTGGCTCGGAAGTGAAAAGATCAGCATCAACAAAGAGAAAGTCATAGCTATCATCCTGATGGCTGCCTCTCTCGTACTCATCTATTAA
- a CDS encoding ArsR/SmtB family transcription factor: protein MENYVDIFKALANSTRLEMLKWLKDPYDHFDKPSAHLSKNMSEKGGVCVGDISERAGMSQSTVSHYLSMMQKAGLLESERHGKWTYYRRNEENIEKLAKWIKEEL, encoded by the coding sequence ATGGAAAACTACGTAGATATTTTCAAAGCGTTGGCTAACAGCACTCGATTGGAAATGTTGAAATGGTTGAAAGATCCCTATGATCATTTCGACAAGCCTTCTGCACATCTTTCGAAGAATATGAGTGAAAAAGGAGGCGTGTGCGTTGGTGATATTTCGGAAAGGGCCGGGATGTCCCAATCCACTGTTTCGCACTATTTATCTATGATGCAGAAGGCTGGATTATTGGAGTCGGAACGTCACGGAAAGTGGACGTACTACCGAAGGAATGAAGAGAATATAGAGAAACTTGCGAAGTGGATCAAAGAGGAGCTTTAA
- a CDS encoding winged helix-turn-helix transcriptional regulator, whose amino-acid sequence MAVEKGENGKLKCSIEYTLKKIGGKWKTVILWHLGTDGVHRYNELRRLLPGVAHKVLSQQLKELEEDGFIIRTSYDTVPPKVEYSLSDFGSTVMPVLQAMHKWGRAHGPFSDEVSPVDISINID is encoded by the coding sequence ATGGCAGTTGAGAAAGGTGAAAATGGAAAGCTGAAGTGCTCCATTGAATATACATTGAAAAAAATCGGCGGGAAGTGGAAAACCGTGATCCTGTGGCATCTTGGAACGGATGGGGTCCATCGCTACAATGAACTGAGGAGACTCCTTCCAGGCGTCGCACATAAAGTGCTCAGCCAGCAGTTAAAAGAGCTCGAGGAAGATGGTTTCATCATCAGGACATCCTACGACACCGTCCCTCCAAAAGTAGAATATAGCTTATCCGATTTCGGCAGCACGGTGATGCCCGTCCTTCAGGCCATGCACAAATGGGGACGTGCCCACGGTCCTTTCTCCGATGAAGTTTCTCCGGTTGACATATCGATAAATATCGATTAG